Proteins found in one Paenibacillus sp. FSL R10-2782 genomic segment:
- a CDS encoding TerD family protein encodes MAINLSKGQKIDLTKTNPGLSKITVGLGWDTNKYDGGKDFDLDVSVFLANAEGKVESDKNFVFFNNPQNENGSVVHTGDNRTGEGDGDDEQIKIDLGSVPANVEKIAFTITIYEAQERSQNFGQVSRAYARIVNEANNEELIRFDLGEDFSIETGVVVGELYRHSGEWKFNAIGSGYQDGLAGLTRDYGLA; translated from the coding sequence ATGGCAATTAACTTATCCAAAGGTCAAAAGATCGATTTGACGAAAACAAATCCGGGCTTGTCCAAAATCACGGTCGGCTTGGGTTGGGACACGAACAAATACGATGGCGGCAAAGATTTTGACCTGGACGTATCTGTATTTTTGGCTAATGCAGAAGGTAAAGTAGAATCGGATAAGAACTTCGTCTTTTTCAATAACCCGCAAAATGAAAACGGCTCTGTCGTTCATACTGGGGATAACCGCACAGGCGAAGGCGACGGAGATGACGAGCAAATCAAAATTGATTTGGGCAGCGTGCCAGCTAACGTAGAAAAGATCGCTTTTACAATTACAATCTATGAAGCACAGGAACGCAGCCAAAACTTTGGGCAAGTGTCCCGTGCCTATGCACGTATCGTAAATGAAGCGAACAATGAGGAATTGATCCGCTTTGATCTGGGAGAAGATTTCTCAATCGAAACGGGCGTTGTTGTAGGCGAATTGTATCGTCATAGTGGTGAGTGGAAGTTCAATGCCATTGGTAGTGGCTACCAGGATGGTCTTGCAGGGTTGACTCGCGATTACGGCTTGGCGTAA
- a CDS encoding TerD family protein: MAVINLVKGQKIDLTKGNAGLTKVIAGLGWDPVQSKGFFGFKKQPNIDCDASAIMLDANGKLTQSDNVVCFHNKKSPCGSIVHSGDNLTGQGDGDDEQIVIDLARIPASVHKVLVVVNIYDCVNRKQDFGMIEKAYIRILDGANSKELVTFNLSDNYEGLTALVCGELYRHNDEWKFAAIGEGTNAVHIDVLAQRYM, encoded by the coding sequence GTGGCTGTAATTAATCTGGTTAAGGGCCAGAAAATTGATTTGACCAAAGGAAACGCAGGTCTGACCAAAGTTATTGCTGGATTGGGATGGGACCCGGTGCAGTCCAAAGGATTTTTTGGCTTCAAGAAGCAACCGAATATTGATTGTGATGCTTCTGCCATTATGCTGGACGCAAACGGAAAACTGACCCAATCGGATAACGTAGTATGCTTCCACAATAAAAAAAGCCCATGTGGGTCCATCGTACATTCCGGTGATAATTTGACCGGACAAGGTGACGGTGATGATGAACAAATTGTGATTGACTTGGCACGTATTCCTGCCAGTGTCCACAAAGTGCTTGTTGTTGTAAATATATATGATTGCGTAAACCGGAAACAGGATTTTGGCATGATCGAGAAAGCGTATATCCGCATTCTGGACGGTGCTAATTCCAAGGAACTGGTCACGTTTAATTTATCTGATAATTATGAAGGGCTGACTGCATTGGTTTGTGGAGAACTCTATCGTCATAACGACGAATGGAAGTTTGCTGCCATCGGTGAAGGCACGAATGCCGTACATATTGATGTGCTGGCTCAGCGCTACATGTAA
- a CDS encoding tellurite resistance TerB family protein, giving the protein MSTFKNWLNTTKKGLGDQVKKFKNKDFMEAVVAGCALVAFADGNISPEEKAKMAGYINLSEELKVFDMGEVISRFNHYVANFEFSPEIGKQEALKSVGKLKGKPEVGRLVVGVCSAIGAADGDFDADEQRVVAEICGALGLNPSEFSL; this is encoded by the coding sequence ATGAGTACATTTAAAAATTGGCTGAACACAACTAAAAAGGGTCTTGGAGACCAGGTAAAGAAGTTTAAAAATAAAGATTTCATGGAAGCTGTTGTTGCGGGTTGTGCGCTGGTAGCCTTTGCTGACGGTAACATTAGTCCGGAAGAGAAAGCAAAAATGGCCGGATACATAAATCTCAGTGAAGAATTGAAAGTGTTTGATATGGGAGAGGTCATTAGCCGTTTCAATCACTATGTAGCGAACTTTGAGTTTTCGCCTGAAATCGGCAAACAGGAAGCGCTGAAATCGGTTGGCAAATTGAAAGGCAAGCCTGAAGTGGGCCGACTCGTCGTTGGTGTATGTAGTGCCATTGGTGCTGCCGACGGTGACTTTGATGCTGATGAACAACGAGTTGTCGCTGAAATTTGCGGTGCGCTGGGCTTGAATCCGTCTGAATTTAGTCTGTAA
- a CDS encoding TerD family protein, which produces MTISLSKGQRIDLTKTNPGLTRVVVGLGWDTNKYSGGADFDLDASAFLLYEDGKAKAADDFVFYNNPTGGAGSVTHTGDNRTGEGDGDDEQIIVDFAKIPANIHRIGITVTIYDYEARAQNFGQVSNAFVRVVDAATDREVLRYDLGEDFSTETAVVFCEFYRQNADWKFQAIGSGFAGGLGALAKNYGLDAQ; this is translated from the coding sequence ATGACCATTAGTCTTTCCAAAGGACAACGTATTGATCTGACGAAAACCAATCCCGGCTTGACCCGTGTTGTCGTAGGTCTTGGATGGGATACGAATAAATACAGCGGTGGCGCGGATTTTGACCTGGATGCTTCGGCTTTCCTGCTGTATGAAGATGGCAAAGCCAAAGCTGCGGATGATTTTGTATTTTACAACAATCCAACCGGCGGAGCAGGCTCTGTAACCCATACAGGCGATAACCGCACAGGTGAGGGCGATGGGGATGACGAGCAAATCATCGTTGATTTTGCGAAAATTCCTGCGAACATCCACCGTATCGGAATCACGGTTACCATTTATGATTACGAGGCCCGTGCGCAAAACTTTGGACAAGTGTCCAATGCTTTCGTACGTGTGGTAGATGCAGCGACGGATCGTGAAGTGCTGCGCTACGATTTGGGAGAGGATTTCTCCACCGAAACGGCCGTGGTATTCTGTGAATTTTACCGTCAGAATGCAGACTGGAAATTCCAGGCAATCGGTAGTGGCTTTGCTGGTGGATTGGGTGCGCTTGCTAAAAACTATGGCTTGGACGCTCAATAA